In Silene latifolia isolate original U9 population chromosome X, ASM4854445v1, whole genome shotgun sequence, the following proteins share a genomic window:
- the LOC141619877 gene encoding uncharacterized protein LOC141619877 has protein sequence MLIQDGELETGIGLNQASNLQRPGDTRWSSHLRSISSLMKMFSATCSVFHKLIDEGDTPAEHAQATTALDTMTSFEFIFILHLMKKVLEVSDLLSEALQRKSQDIINSLHLVKTTKTLLLKLRDDGWNCLLSEVISFCERRNIELPDMNSIYIERRGRARR, from the coding sequence ATGTTGATTCAAGATGGAGAACTTGAGACTGGGATTGGTTTGAATCAGGCAAGCAATTTGCAAAGGCCAGGTGATACTCGTTGGAGCTCTCATTTAAGGTCTATTTCGAGCTTAATGAAAATGTTTAGTGCCACTTGTTCTGTTTTCCATAAGCTaattgatgaaggagatacaccCGCTGAACATGCACAAGCGACTACTGCACTTGATACAATGACTTCTTTTGAATTTATCTTCATTTTGCATCTTATGAAGAAAGTTTTAGAGGTATCTGATTTGCTTTCCGAGGCTTTACAACGAAAATCACAAGATATCATAAATTCATTGCACCTTGTTAAGACTACAAAGACACTTTTGCTAAAGTTAAGGGATGATGGATGGAATTGTCTTCTATCTGAAGTCATCTCATTTTGTGAAAGGCGTAATATAGAACTCCCCGATATGAATTCTATTTATATAGAAAGAAGAGGCCGTGCTCGTCGTTAA